The sequence ATTTTTCATTACTTCTAAGGCTTTAAATGTTTGCGAATATGGATGACCAATAGCAATAGCTTGACCACTAATTTTAGCGATTTTTATAGCTCGGCGAATCTGATTGATAATTGCTTTCTCATCTTTACTATTATCGATAAAAACATCACGTTTTAAATATTTATTTCCAAATTCTTTACTTAAAATTCCAGCCTTAGATTCCTTAGTAGTATAGCTATCTATAAATATCATTTTATATGTTTTAAGTGAATTAAAAAGTATTTTCATAGAGCTATAATCGCTAGTAAATTTACTACCAGTATGATTATTTATATAAATTGCATTTGGAAAATCACTACGAATTTTGGCAATTTGCTTATTAATTTTTTCGATACTATCGCCAACTTTTAGAGTATTTTTTTCTTCGTATGGATAGTTTATCGCCTCAAGTGGTAGGTGAATCATATAAAATTTAAACTCACGTGATACACTGATGGTTTGAGGATAGTTTTGGCTTATTGGAAATATTGATGGAGTAATATTTAATCCAAGAGATTTTATCTTTTTAGCATGATAAAATGTAGAGATATCATCAATTATTATAGCCAATTTTGGTTTATTAGATTTTGGTTTATTAGTTGGCTTTGGTTTTATTTTCGTATTTTCACTAGAATTTATGACTAATTTTTGACTTGGATTTGCTTTTAAATTTAGAGTAGAATTTAGATCTTTACTATTATTTATTGTTGAATTAGTATCATTGTTAATTACTTCATCAACTCTTTTAATCTCAACAAACTCACCATCAAATTCATCGCCATCTAACCTAGTAAAATTTGGAGTTGGCAACATTTGTATTTTAACTTCATCAGTGATATTTAGCTCTAAATTTCTAGGTACATCAAATATGGTAAAATCCTGTCTTCTACTCTCAAAATATCTATCTATATTCTCTATTATACGTGTTTGATTATGAGCTTTAGAAGGATTTTTATAGTTACTAGCAATTGTATAAATAGCCATAGCAACTACTAAAATGCAGAGCAAAATACCAACATATAAAAGCGCCCTACTTCTTTGGGCGCTATTTTTTTTATCTTGTTCCAATTAGTTTTTATCTTTATTTACTAATTTACCTTTAT is a genomic window of Campylobacter devanensis containing:
- a CDS encoding divergent polysaccharide deacetylase family protein, producing the protein MEQDKKNSAQRSRALLYVGILLCILVVAMAIYTIASNYKNPSKAHNQTRIIENIDRYFESRRQDFTIFDVPRNLELNITDEVKIQMLPTPNFTRLDGDEFDGEFVEIKRVDEVINNDTNSTINNSKDLNSTLNLKANPSQKLVINSSENTKIKPKPTNKPKSNKPKLAIIIDDISTFYHAKKIKSLGLNITPSIFPISQNYPQTISVSREFKFYMIHLPLEAINYPYEEKNTLKVGDSIEKINKQIAKIRSDFPNAIYINNHTGSKFTSDYSSMKILFNSLKTYKMIFIDSYTTKESKAGILSKEFGNKYLKRDVFIDNSKDEKAIINQIRRAIKIAKISGQAIAIGHPYSQTFKALEVMKNELKNEVELVFVKDLYELYN